ACGCAACATGCGGTGTGATGGATGGATGTCATTGAaatttgttttcatttcaatCTTTTAATAGGGTACAAAGAAACTTATGAAGACCTACCATTTTATTTGAAGAGAAGTAACAACCcatttatacttatatgtaaCAACTAGGTATAGGTTGTATAGTCAGTTCTTAGATATATTTTAAGGAACTGAATATGCCTACCAAAGTACAAATTAAAGTAGCAAatcctaataaataataggttgCATCCTCTAGTCTAGATTCCCCAGTGATAATGATACTaggtttaaattattatggttttatttacttgatGACTAATAGCTAACATCAGGATTCAGAAGTgacacttaaaaaataaattgtacagtAATTATTTACACAACATAAACATCTATTTACAGAATAACAAGCATTATGCAGATTTTAAGACACCTTTCTTTTCCAATTCCGATTCAACATTAGTGccttcatataaaattttgtcCTTCAGTGCATCTTGCAATAACTGAGCATCAAACCTTTGCTTGGACCATTCATATCGGCAGAAACTCCAGTAAACCATTGTTGTGATAGAGAATGTGGCAAATCCCACATGTTGTGAAAACATTGGTTTGGATGTTTTTACAAAAGAGGCTAATCCAACACCAATACCTGATGCAATGCCATACAGGAAGCTTTCACGGAAACATGGGATTTTGGAGACATCTCGACCAAATATCACAAGGCCctgaaaataaagaaatattgtGAGTCATTAAAGATGAACCACTAACCAAAATGATTTAGATGTGAAAATGATAAGACCAGATGGTGTcgacacaaaaaaatataacatgttATGAACAAACACAGATTTTGTTCAGTGGTTATTGTGTCTGTGGTCTTATGATAAAAActcagcttaaaaacaaagAGGT
This window of the Plutella xylostella chromosome 12, ilPluXylo3.1, whole genome shotgun sequence genome carries:
- the LOC105384207 gene encoding cytochrome c oxidase assembly protein COX20, mitochondrial is translated as MDTVVKGLMEEDLEEEKKGLVIFGRDVSKIPCFRESFLYGIASGIGVGLASFVKTSKPMFSQHVGFATFSITTMVYWSFCRYEWSKQRFDAQLLQDALKDKILYEGTNVESELEKKGVLKSA